The Sphingopyxis sp. BE259 nucleotide sequence TGGCCGTTGACCCCGGCGTTGTTGAGCAGGATCAGGCTGGCAAGCGCGTCGGGGTAGTCGATCGCGTAGCGCAGCGCGATCCAGCCGCCCATGCTGTTGCCGCCGACATGCGGACGGACGAGGCCGAGGGTGTCGGCGAATTGCTTGAGCCGCGCGGTCTGGGCGCCAAGATCATAGGCGAGGTCGGGGTTGCGCTCATTCTCGCCGAAGCCGGGCAGGTCGGGGGCGATGACATGATAATCACGGGTCAGATACGGCGCGATCATCGACCAGTTATCCTTGTCGCCGGCAAAGCCATGCACAAGCAGCAGTAAGCGTTTCGCGGGGTCGCCGCCCTCCAGATAGGGCCAGTTGCGCCCGTCGACGGTGACGCTTTTCTGCACCATCCGGCCGCGCTGACGCAGCAACGCGCGCCCAAGCGCGACGAGGCGGCCGGGGAAGACGAAATATAGCAGCGCCAGCGCTATCAGCGGCGCGAAGAGGAGGATCAGGAGGATTTTCATCTGTTTCTAACTCGGTCCTAAATCCGTTCGTGTCGGACGAAGTCGAGACACCTGTCGGGGCAGCGCAAGTGCTCGGGGTGTCTCGACTTCGCTCGACACGAACGGGATTGGGGTTTGTTCAAGGTTTCGGAACATGCGCGTCGAACCAGCCGATCAAATCGTCCAGCACCGCTTCGCGTTCCGGTTCGTTGTAAATTTCGTGGAACAGGCCCGGGTAGATTTTGAGCGTCTTGTCGGTCGAGGCGACATGATCGAACAGATATTGCGAACCCGCCACCGACGCGAGGCTGTCATCCGAACCATGCTGGAACAGGATCGGCAGGGCGATGCGCGGCGCGCTCGCCTGCGCTGCGGCCATCGCGTCCATGAATTCCTTGCCCAGCCGTGCGCCGATCTTGCCGGTGTAAACGAGCGGGTCTGCGAGATAGGCGGCGACTACGGCGGGATCACGGCTCACGCCGTTCGCGTCGAGCGACAGCACGCCAAGCCGCGGGAAGAAGCGCGAGAGGAAGCGGCTGATCCAGACGGTGAAGCGCGACGGCGGCGCGGCGGGGACGATCGCGGGGCCGGAGAGCGCGGCGGCGGCAAATGCCTGCTGCCGCTCAATGAGGAACAGGGTCGAAATCAGCCCACCCATGCTGTGGCCGAGCAGCAGGCGCGGCCTGTCGCCGTGGTTGACCTCCACGAGAGTCAGCAGTTCGGCCATGCCGTCGGTGAAGGCCGAGAAGTGCGGGACGAAACCGCCCTCGCCGTCCGACTGCCCATGCCCCCAATGATCGATCGCATAGACGGCATAACCCGCGTCGGTCAGCCGTTTAGCAACATGGACGTAGCGGCCTGCGTGTTCGGCATAGCCGTGCGCGAGCAACACCACGGCTTTCGGCAATCCGGCGGGCAGCCAGTGGGTGACGTGGAGCTTTGCCCCGGCGCCGGTCGATCCCGCGGGCAGGATCACCGCAGTCATGGTCAGCGCACCGCCTTTTTCAGCGCCGCGGTGCTGCGGTGGCCAGGGCCGTCGTCGCCCGCCTTGTCGATCCGCGCCAAAATGCCTTCCAGCGCGCGGCTGATCGCGGTCTGGGTGCGGACCATCTCGACCTTGGGCCAGGCGGTGCGCTCGCCGGTATCGATCAGCTCGTCGATATCCTCCTGCCCCAGATCGCTCAATATCTTGGCCGGCGACCAGAATTTGGGCGGGCGGATGATATTGATGTCGCCGGTATATTCCTGATTGATCACCGACCGTGCCATATTGGCGAGGCTGTTGAGCGGCGGCACCCATTCGAGCGGTTTCTGGAAGATGATCATATTGGCGTTCAGCCACGCCTTGAAGGTCGCCATCGACGCATGTTGAATGGCCTCGATCGGCGCCATCTGCTTGCGGGTGTCGGTCGCAAAGGGCAGCGCGATCGGGTTCGCCTGGCTGACAATATGATGGTTGACCCCGTAGAGCCGTTCGAGCCGCTTGGTCGGGATGTCGTGGGTCACCGACCCGTCGACCCAGCGCCGGTCGGGCTGGTACGGGACGCGGTTGCCGCTGTCGTCGCGCGCCATCAGCATCACCGGGGGAAAGACGCCGGGAACCGCGCATGATGCAAGGACGGCTTCGCGGATCAGCACGTTGGGGGCAGTGATCGCGTTGAGCAGGCGGCCGTTCTGATGCTTTTCGGCCGGGGCGACCGAGACGTTCAGGTGACGGCCGCTGATCTCGAACGCTTCCTGAAACGTCAGGTCGGGGATGAGGTCGGCAAGCCGGTCGCGCACTTCGTCCGAGGCGAGGCGCTTTTGCTTGGGATCGCGCGCGGGGTTGGCGAGGCGCTCGCTTTCGAGCAGCGCGCCGATTTCGCTGTCCTTGCGGGTGCAGACGACTGCGGCGACGATCGATCCGCCGCTGGCGCCCGACATGATCGCGGGGAGCACGCCTTCGGACCACAAGGCTTTGACGACACCGATGTGGAAGAACAGGAAGCTCCCCGAGCCCGACAGCAGCAGCGCCGAGCGGCCGTAGCAATGCTGGGCACGGCGGAAGAAGTCGCGCTTTTCCTCGCGGGGGATGCTGCGCGCGGCGGCGATCTTGTCGAGCGAGGCGACGACCTCGGCGACATAATCCTCGATCAGCTTTTTGGTGCCGAAGCGCGCCTTTTGGTAGAGGCGCTCGTGGCCCATGCCGTCGATATTGCCGTGAATGCCTTCGTTGAGGACAAACAGCAGCCCCTTGACGTCACCCGCCGCCGACAGCTTGCGCAGCCGTTCGAGCCGCGCGCGGATCGCCTTATAATCGAAATGCTTGCTCTCGTCGGCGTCGCGCCACGTTTGCAGCCCCGATTTCTTGTCATGCGCGCGCGCGGCCTTGGCCCAGGCGATGTAGTCGGGTGCGGTCACGAGATCGCGGTCGGCGCTGAGCGTCGGGGTGAAAAGCATTCAATGTTCCTGTTGCGCATGGTCTATTTTTTCGGAGTCTTGCGGGTTGCGTTGCCTTTGGCAACTGTTTTGACATTGGTCTCGCCACCACCGTCATCCCGGACTTGATCCGGGATCCATTCCAGCGCCGGCGTCATGGATCCCGGATCAAGTCCTGGATGACGAAGAGGAGGGCTTTTTCTTTCCCTTTGCCGGGGCTTTCGGTTTTACGCCGGGGTTGGCGGCAGGTTTTGGGACGACTTTCGCTTTTGCCTTGGGTTTTGGCGCTGTTTTGGCCGTCGGTTTCGGCGTTGCCGTAGCGGCTTTGGGCGTTTCGGCTTTCGGCGCCGCCGCCATCAGATCGGCGAAACTTTCCTCGATACACTCCCTGAAAAAGGCGATGTCGGGCATGATCGCGCGTTCGCAGATGATCGAAAAGGCGATGCGGCCGTTGTAGCTGGGGGTCGCGACGAACAGCCCCATATTGTTCGCCAACGGCGCCATGCCGTGCTGCATGACAAGCTGCGCGCCCGCGAGATAGAGCGGCACCTGCGCGCCCGGCACGTTCGAGATGAACAGATTGGTGCCGCGCACCGCGAACCGTTCGCTGGTGACGAGCCGCGCGACCGCCGCCATCGTCGCGCCGGGAATATGTTGCGACAGGTCGGTCATGATCCGCGCGCTGACGCCAGCCTTCGCCTCCTTTGCCTCGACCGTATAGTCGCGGATCGCGGCGAGCCGCGCGAGCGGATCGGCGATGTCGCTGCGCACCGGCACGCTCATCGCCGACACCTGATTGCCGGGGGTCGAGGCTTTGCCAGCCGCCTTTTCCTTGCCGCGCAGGTTAATCGGCGCGACCGCGACCAGACTGTCCTTGGGCAATTCCTTGTGCTTCGCCAGATATTTGCGCAGCGCGCCGCCGACCGTGGTCAGCACGACGTCGTTGACCGTCGCGCCCGGCACCTTCTTGCGGACCAGCGCAACATCGGACAGCGCGACCGACGTCCCGTCGAACATCTTGTGCGGCCCGACGGGGACGTTGAAGCGCGTCTCGGGAACCCCCGCGGTCATCCCGCCCTCGATCGCCTTGCGCGCCGACGAGAGGATCGCGGGCGACATTTTCATCAGCGCGTTCATGAATTTGACCGGCGATTGCAGCGACGCCGACCAGGCGCGCGACAGCGTTTCGGCGCTCGACGGCGGATCGCCGAGATCCTCGACCGGCGGCGGTTCGGGAATCGCGGGGGTGCCCTTGGCATCGATGTCGCTCATCGCGATGAAGGCGTGCGCGCCCGACGCGCCATCGACCGCCGCGTGGTGGACGCGGTGGAGCATCGCGAAGCTGCCCTTGGGGATGCCAGGAATCCGGTCGAGCCCCTCGATGATATAGATGTCCCACAGCGGGCGGTTCATATCCATCGGCTTGGAAAAATAGCGCGCCACCGCGATGCAGAATTGCCGCCAGTCGCCGGGTTCGGGCAGCCGCGCATGGCTCATATGCGCCTCGATGTCGAAATGCTCGTCCTCGACCCAATAGGGGTGGTCCATGTCGAACGGCAGGCGGTGGAGGCGCCGCTTGAACAGCGGCGATGTGTCGACGCGGCTTTCGACGTGGCGGATGATGTCCTTGAAGCGCACAAAGCCGCCCGGTGCGGTCGAGGGGTCGTAGATATAGACCCCCATGATGTGGGTCAGGTTGTTCGCGGTCTGGGTGTAGAGGAACTGGGCGTCCTGCGCGCTGAGCTGTTTGAGCATCTTTATTCCCCATTCCAATCTAAAACTTCGTCATTCCCGCGAAAGCGGGAACCCAGTTGCGACGGTAGCTCGCTGGGTTCCCGCTTTCGCGGGAATGACGAAGAAAGGCCGGTCACACTTGTCCTCCCGATCCCGGCAACCGATCGGCAAGAGCCACCGTCGACAGTCGCATCGTTTCCATCACGTTCGCCAGCCCGCGCAGTTCCAACAGCAGCGCGCGGCGCGCGGCGAGGAGGTTGGGGGTCGCGGGCTCGGCCAGCCCCATGTGGCGCATCAGCGACAGGCCGTTGGCGAACAGCAATTTGCCGATCGCGGCCTCGCTGCTGATCCGGCGGAGCAGATAGGCTTGCTTGCCCTCGGTCAGCGCAGCATCGAGCAGCGCCTTGTCATCGACCGCATCACCCGGCCGCGCGCGGGCGAGCAGGTCGGCGACGACCGAATAGGCCTCTGCGAACGGCAGCAGGATCGCGTGGCCGACGACGGGCTGGCAGCGGCGCAGCAACTGCGCGATGCCGCGGTCGCCGCTGGCGAGGCGGCGGTCCCACACCGGGTCGATGCGTTCAAGTTCGGCGCGCAGGGCGGCCATATGCTCGTCGCGCGGCGGATAGAAAAATTCGAATTTGAACAGGTCGCGGAGGCGATCGATCTTGGCCCAGAACGCCGCGGTGGCGTCGCCGCTGTCGCCGTCGCGCAGTTCGAACAGCGCGAGTTCGATCATCGCGCGGTCGAGGAAGTGATGCGCGATGATGTTGCGATAATAGCTCGCCATCGGATGCTTGGCGGGGTCGATCGAATAGACGCGCTCGCTGCCCGCTTCAAAACGCGTCAGTAGCCCGCTTGTCACAAGCGTATCGACGGTAACCGCCAGCGCCGCCCGATCGCCGCTTTCCAGCTCGCTGCTGATCCGGATACCGCGCACCCGCGCCCAGTCGGTCACCGCGCCGATCGCGCCGAGCAGTTCGGCAGCGGTGGCGCCGCGCGGCGCCATCCCGAGCAGGATCAGGCACATCACCGACGTGACGGTCAGCGGGGTGACGCGATTGGCCTCGACCGCGACGGCAAAGGCGATTTTTTCGAGCGCGCGCTTGTCGTCGGGGCCGGGCGCGGCGTCGATCACCACCGGGTTGCCGATGTCGAGCCGGATGCGACCCGAGGGTTCTTTCAGGCTTTTCATATAGCCGAGGAACCACGACAGGCTCTCGGGCTTCTTGTTCCGCCCCGTCTGTTCGGCGGCATATTCCTCGACGTCGCGGATCAGGTCGAAACTGGTGACGAACGGCACAAAATGCACCCCGCGCGTCCCCGTCGCGTGGGCGGCGTCGAGGACATATTTCATCAAGCCATATTTGGGCGGCATCAGCTTGCCGAGCCGCGAGCGCGTCCCTTCGAAAGCCCAGCTCAAGGGGAAACGCTTGGCGAGCAGCCAGGCGATATAGTGGCGCAGCACGAGCTTGTAGACTGGCTGGTCCTGAAAGCTGCGGCGGATGAAGATCATCCCCGAGCGGCGGAAAAATTCACCCATGATCGCGAAATCGAGATTGGCGCCGCCGAAGCTGTGCAGCATCGGCATGTCGTTTTCATAGGTGAGGCGGCTGGGGGTCGCGCCGTCGATATAGGTTTTGTGGGTGAACAGGATCGCGGTCGGATGTTCGCGCAGGATCGCGCGCAGCCGCGCGAGTTCGGCGGCGTCGACCTCCATCTCGGGCGCGTAGCCGCCGAACATCATCCGGTCGAGCCGGGCGCGCAGATCGAGGAAGATCGCACTGGGCCGCGCGATGACTTCCTTCATCAACGGCCGCGCCTCGCGGAACAGGTCGGCGACCGGACGGCCTGTCGCTTCGGCGAGATCGGCGAGCGCGGCGCGGAACTTCGGGCTGGTGCGCAGGCCATCGGCGACGAAGCGCGGTACCTTGTAGCGCGTCCCGCGGATGCCGCGTTCGGCGACGTCGAGCGCGAGCGACGCCTGCCGCGCGATGAAGGCGGCAAATTCGGCGCTGTCGCAGCCCGCGCCATCGCCGCCGCCGGTCTGCGCGGCGAAGCGGTCGCGCAGCGCGTCGAGCGTCGCCGCCTCGCCGACCAATATCTGTGCGCGGCGGCGGTCGCGGAGCAGGATCAGCCGCGAGCGCAGCGAGCCGGGATGGCGCGGGTCACCGAACAGGATGTGGCGGAATTTGAGTGCGCGGTCCTTGTCGAAGCCCGGGATGCGCCACGCGACGCGCAGCGGCACGACCTGCCGCGACGGCTGCCCATCAAGCCGGGCGCGGAGGGTTTCGAGCGGGAGGGCGTGATCGTCATCCTCGATCGCGAGGCTGGCCCATTGCGGATCGTTATCGCCAGCGGTGGCGTGGACCCAGTCAAGCAACAGCTGCCGCTCGACCCCGTTGCGCGCGTCGATGATATAGAGCCGGTCGGCCGCGTCCTCCGTTGCGACGGGCTGGCGAGGCGTGCCGTCGGCCACCGGCTAAAACCCCTCCGTCATCGCGAGCGAAACGAAGCAATCCAGGGTGTGGCAAGCCGCTCTGGATTGCTTCCCCCGGATCAAGTCCGGGGTCACAATGACGAGGTGAGACATGCGCTAGGCCGTCCTTCCCTTTCGCGGGGAGGCTTTCTTGGCCACGGCTTTCTTGGCTGGCGACTTTTTTGCGGCGGCCTTTCTCGGTTTCGCCTTTTCGGCCTTCGCCTCTGGCGGTGCGGCCTCGGCGACCTCTTCCTTCGCCACCGATTCCGCAACGCTCTCCTCGGGCTGGCCCAGCGTCCGCAGGAACATGTTTCGCACGTCGCGGACATGATTGTTGATCGTCCGCGGGGTCCACTTCGACGTATCGACCGGCGGCAGCACGGTGACGCGCACCGTCGCGGGACGCATCACAAACTCGTTCTTCGGCGCGACGTCGGTCGCATTGTGAATGACGATCGGGACGATCGGCACCTCCGCCTGCATCGCGAGGTGGAAGGCGCCCTTCTTGAACGGTTCGAGCTTCGGGGTCAGGCTGCGCGTGCCTTCGGGCGAGATGCAGATCGACTTGCCCTCGATCTTGATCGCATCGACCAGCGGCTCCATCGCCTTGATCGCGCTCTTGCCGTCGGCGCGGTCGACGAAGACGGTGCCGCCCCATTCCATCAGCTTCCCCAATATGGGGATATTCTTGATCTCTTTCTTGCCCACCCCGCCCATGTCGCGGCGGATGAGCTTGGCGAGGATCATCACGTCCGCCTTGCTCTGGTGGTTGAAGATGAAGACGCACGGACGCGACGACCACAGGTTCTTTTCGTCCTCGACCTCCAGCTCGACCCCGGTGATCGCGGTCGCGAAATCGCCAAACAGCCCGATCGAGAAATTCGCCGCCTCACGCTGCGAGCGGGTGAGCGCCCAGATCGGCAGCCCGGCGGCAAAGGCGCCGACGAGCGAGCCGGTGGCATAGATGGTGCGGGTATAATCGACCCACGACGGCGTGCCGCGGCTGCCGAACCGTTGCACCGGCCAGCCATTTTCCTCGGCGATGGCTTTCAATTTCAGGTTCGGGTTCAGCGGGCGCGGCTTGCCGACGCGTTCGAGCAGTTCGATATCGTCGTCGCTGTCCGAGTAGAAAAAGCTCTGATCGAGATCGAGGCCATATTCGGCCGCAAGTTCCTCCGCCGCTAGCACCTTGCCCTCGCCGAAGCACAGCGGGCGGATGATGTCGCCGGTGAACACCCCGTCCTCGATCTCATAGGCCGAGCATTTGATGTCGGTGATGCCAAGGTCGCGCGCGGTCGGTTCGATCTGGTAGATCGTCGCCGACGAGATGATCGCGACGCGGTGACCCTTCGCCTGATGCGCCTCGATGATCGCGCGGGTTTCGGGGTAAATCTTGCGGGCGATATGCTTTTTGTAGAGTTCCTCGCCGAATTGGGTGAAGCTCTCTTCCTCGACACCCTTCATGAATTTCGCGGCGCCCGACATCAGCCCCGAAAAGCCGATGGTGCCGAGGCTGTGTTGCGCGATGACCTGCGCGGTCTCGGCGATTTCCTCCATCGACATTTCGCGGCGCTGGAATTTCTCGCGCAGCATCGCGGTGGCGGAGTAGCCCGAGATGATCGTGCCGTCGAAATCGAACAGGGCGGCGATATGCGATCCAGGCTCTGATGCGAGCACTTCTTCCAAATGCGGCTGCAGTCTCGGCACGCACATCTCCCCAAGGGCGGCTATATTGCCGCTTACCCTAGGCACAGTGGCAGTAAAGATGGCGTTTATCAATGCGGCCCTTCGTCGTCCCAGCGAAAGCTGGGACCGCTGGCGGTTTACGCAGCGACGAAGGAAAAGACCGACAGCGATCCCAGCTTTCGCTGGGATGACGATCAGGCTTTGAGCGCCGCCGCTTCTCTTGCCAACGCCTCGACCCGAGCCGGATCGAGCGGCCCCGATGGCACCACCCAGCTGCCGCCGACGCACAGCACCGCTTCGAGCGCGAGCCATTCGGGCGCGGTCGCG carries:
- a CDS encoding DUF3336 domain-containing protein — translated: MLFTPTLSADRDLVTAPDYIAWAKAARAHDKKSGLQTWRDADESKHFDYKAIRARLERLRKLSAAGDVKGLLFVLNEGIHGNIDGMGHERLYQKARFGTKKLIEDYVAEVVASLDKIAAARSIPREEKRDFFRRAQHCYGRSALLLSGSGSFLFFHIGVVKALWSEGVLPAIMSGASGGSIVAAVVCTRKDSEIGALLESERLANPARDPKQKRLASDEVRDRLADLIPDLTFQEAFEISGRHLNVSVAPAEKHQNGRLLNAITAPNVLIREAVLASCAVPGVFPPVMLMARDDSGNRVPYQPDRRWVDGSVTHDIPTKRLERLYGVNHHIVSQANPIALPFATDTRKQMAPIEAIQHASMATFKAWLNANMIIFQKPLEWVPPLNSLANMARSVINQEYTGDINIIRPPKFWSPAKILSDLGQEDIDELIDTGERTAWPKVEMVRTQTAISRALEGILARIDKAGDDGPGHRSTAALKKAVR
- a CDS encoding alpha/beta fold hydrolase, translating into MKILLILLFAPLIALALLYFVFPGRLVALGRALLRQRGRMVQKSVTVDGRNWPYLEGGDPAKRLLLLVHGFAGDKDNWSMIAPYLTRDYHVIAPDLPGFGENERNPDLAYDLGAQTARLKQFADTLGLVRPHVGGNSMGGWIALRYAIDYPDALASLILLNNAGVNGQHESDLQKQAANEDYNPLVLAGLEDADRLVGMVVHKPPYIPARLKPVLYADALKYRDQLDGIFWTIANEGRDHPLNDRLGEVRAPTLIIWGRHDRLLDVSCVPVLEAGIAGSQSHVFEHVGHVPMIEDPKATAAVMKAFLAQHPVAPAQAGAAGVLSNGAG
- a CDS encoding alpha/beta hydrolase encodes the protein MTAVILPAGSTGAGAKLHVTHWLPAGLPKAVVLLAHGYAEHAGRYVHVAKRLTDAGYAVYAIDHWGHGQSDGEGGFVPHFSAFTDGMAELLTLVEVNHGDRPRLLLGHSMGGLISTLFLIERQQAFAAAALSGPAIVPAAPPSRFTVWISRFLSRFFPRLGVLSLDANGVSRDPAVVAAYLADPLVYTGKIGARLGKEFMDAMAAAQASAPRIALPILFQHGSDDSLASVAGSQYLFDHVASTDKTLKIYPGLFHEIYNEPEREAVLDDLIGWFDAHVPKP
- a CDS encoding HAD-IB family hydrolase — its product is MCVPRLQPHLEEVLASEPGSHIAALFDFDGTIISGYSATAMLREKFQRREMSMEEIAETAQVIAQHSLGTIGFSGLMSGAAKFMKGVEEESFTQFGEELYKKHIARKIYPETRAIIEAHQAKGHRVAIISSATIYQIEPTARDLGITDIKCSAYEIEDGVFTGDIIRPLCFGEGKVLAAEELAAEYGLDLDQSFFYSDSDDDIELLERVGKPRPLNPNLKLKAIAEENGWPVQRFGSRGTPSWVDYTRTIYATGSLVGAFAAGLPIWALTRSQREAANFSIGLFGDFATAITGVELEVEDEKNLWSSRPCVFIFNHQSKADVMILAKLIRRDMGGVGKKEIKNIPILGKLMEWGGTVFVDRADGKSAIKAMEPLVDAIKIEGKSICISPEGTRSLTPKLEPFKKGAFHLAMQAEVPIVPIVIHNATDVAPKNEFVMRPATVRVTVLPPVDTSKWTPRTINNHVRDVRNMFLRTLGQPEESVAESVAKEEVAEAAPPEAKAEKAKPRKAAAKKSPAKKAVAKKASPRKGRTA
- a CDS encoding glycerol-3-phosphate 1-O-acyltransferase, coding for MADGTPRQPVATEDAADRLYIIDARNGVERQLLLDWVHATAGDNDPQWASLAIEDDDHALPLETLRARLDGQPSRQVVPLRVAWRIPGFDKDRALKFRHILFGDPRHPGSLRSRLILLRDRRRAQILVGEAATLDALRDRFAAQTGGGDGAGCDSAEFAAFIARQASLALDVAERGIRGTRYKVPRFVADGLRTSPKFRAALADLAEATGRPVADLFREARPLMKEVIARPSAIFLDLRARLDRMMFGGYAPEMEVDAAELARLRAILREHPTAILFTHKTYIDGATPSRLTYENDMPMLHSFGGANLDFAIMGEFFRRSGMIFIRRSFQDQPVYKLVLRHYIAWLLAKRFPLSWAFEGTRSRLGKLMPPKYGLMKYVLDAAHATGTRGVHFVPFVTSFDLIRDVEEYAAEQTGRNKKPESLSWFLGYMKSLKEPSGRIRLDIGNPVVIDAAPGPDDKRALEKIAFAVAVEANRVTPLTVTSVMCLILLGMAPRGATAAELLGAIGAVTDWARVRGIRISSELESGDRAALAVTVDTLVTSGLLTRFEAGSERVYSIDPAKHPMASYYRNIIAHHFLDRAMIELALFELRDGDSGDATAAFWAKIDRLRDLFKFEFFYPPRDEHMAALRAELERIDPVWDRRLASGDRGIAQLLRRCQPVVGHAILLPFAEAYSVVADLLARARPGDAVDDKALLDAALTEGKQAYLLRRISSEAAIGKLLFANGLSLMRHMGLAEPATPNLLAARRALLLELRGLANVMETMRLSTVALADRLPGSGGQV
- a CDS encoding wax ester/triacylglycerol synthase family O-acyltransferase, which produces MLKQLSAQDAQFLYTQTANNLTHIMGVYIYDPSTAPGGFVRFKDIIRHVESRVDTSPLFKRRLHRLPFDMDHPYWVEDEHFDIEAHMSHARLPEPGDWRQFCIAVARYFSKPMDMNRPLWDIYIIEGLDRIPGIPKGSFAMLHRVHHAAVDGASGAHAFIAMSDIDAKGTPAIPEPPPVEDLGDPPSSAETLSRAWSASLQSPVKFMNALMKMSPAILSSARKAIEGGMTAGVPETRFNVPVGPHKMFDGTSVALSDVALVRKKVPGATVNDVVLTTVGGALRKYLAKHKELPKDSLVAVAPINLRGKEKAAGKASTPGNQVSAMSVPVRSDIADPLARLAAIRDYTVEAKEAKAGVSARIMTDLSQHIPGATMAAVARLVTSERFAVRGTNLFISNVPGAQVPLYLAGAQLVMQHGMAPLANNMGLFVATPSYNGRIAFSIICERAIMPDIAFFRECIEESFADLMAAAPKAETPKAATATPKPTAKTAPKPKAKAKVVPKPAANPGVKPKAPAKGKKKPSSSSSRT